The bacterium region CCGTGACACCTTGGGAGCTCGAGACATCCAAGGCCCGGTCCAAGAAATCTAGGGTTCCTTGGAAGGAAAGATCGTGCAAGGTGATATTGCTCCCGCCATATACCCCAACGCCCCCAAAGACCCCGTCAAAATCGGCACCCGATACCGAGACGTTCGAGGCGCTTTCCACCACTACTTGAGCGCAATTGTGCAAAGGGCCGTCAGCGGTGACATTGTAGTCGCTGCCTTGGACGACCAATGGAGACCCCATGAAATCCCATTCGGGAAGATGACAAGTTCCATCCAGATAGGTCCCGATGTTGATGAAATTGACGCCGTTTTCATCGAACGTGATCGTGACGGCGCAGGATTCGTCCGGATTCGCTTGAGTCATGACGAATTGCGCCCGCGCGGACAAGGTCCACGCCATCAAGACCATCGTGAAGATGGCTGAAATTATTGGAATTCTCTTACCCATAAAAATAACCCCCATCATGAGTGAACCGTGGATCAGAGAAATGTACTTCTTTTCACCCGGCTCGGAATCACCCAAAATGGGGAATTTTTAGGCATAAAAACGCCCCTGGAAACGATTTCCAGGGGCGCTGCGTCATCGACGATAATACCCGGCTAGGGGCAGATCGTCTCTAAACTATTGCATTCGCCGTTGATTTCGAAGCCCGAGTATTTGTTCTTTTCGAAGTTGATGATTAGTTGAATGACATTGGGAGGAATGCCGGCTTCGTCGTAGTAAAAAGCGCCCGTCCCGGTTCCACTCGCGTTCGTGAAATTGTTTCGAACAACGTCGATACCCGAAGCACCGGACAAGAATAGTCCGTAGGTGCCATTGACGTTGACCGTGTTCCGACTGATTTCCCCTTCGGAGTCCTCGCCGGTGGCCTGGTCGGTGATGAAGATGCCATTGTCACTACCGTCAAGCAGATTTTGGGTGATCAGGTAATCGGAGACTTGGGTGAAGACAATAGCGAAATCGGAGTTGTTCGCCGGATCGGACAAGCATTTGCTGTTCGCAATCGTGACACCGCTCGAGATATTCAGATTGACACACGAGGTGGATGCCACGGCCCGCCGGTCGATCGTGACCTGATTGACATTGATACCTGTCGAATCGAAAGCGAGGACGCTGGGAAAGAACGAGTCCGCGCCGAGCGTGATCGTGGATTGGCTCAGGCTCACGCCAGTCGCATTGCTCATGGTCATTCCGCCTCCGCCGCCGGTGACCGTGACCTGGCTGAGCGAAACATCGTTCGACTCAAAGATATTGATGCTGCTGAACGAAACCTGGCTCGAAACCTCGAAGGAGCTATTGCTTACGCTGACACCACTCGAGGACTGGATATTGGCCCGATCGAAGGTGCCCGCGAAGTGAAGATCCGAAGCCGTCACGCCCTGGCTGTTCTGGACGTCCAAGGAGCTGGGCTGGGCGCCCTCGGCGAGTTGGAAGGAGAGGTTACGCAGGGTGATATTGTTGCTGTTCGTGACCAACACGCCCCCGCCGGCTTCCTGGCAGTCGATGTCCGACACCGTGGTATTCGACGCGCCATCCATAAACACGCCGGAGCAGTTGTGCAAAGGACCGTCGGCCACGACATTGACGCCGCTCACGCCCAGCGCGAGCAGCGAGCCGCCCATCAAGTCCCACTCCGGAACATGGCAGACTCCGTCGGTGTAAGTGCCGATATTCACGAAGTTCACGCCGTTTTCATCGAACGTGATCGTGACGGCGCAGGATTCGTCCGGATTCGACTGGACGAGGATGACTTGCGCCCGCGCGGATAGTGTCCACGCCGTCAAGACCATCGCGAAGATGGCCGATAAAATTGTTGGATTTCGCTTACCCATAAAATAACCCCCTTCATGAGTGAGTCGTGGATTAAGTTTATTAACCTTGGATTCGAGAAAATGTACTTCTTTTGGTCCGGCCTGCCATCACCCAAACTGGGGAATTTTTAGACCTAGCCCAGGTTTTTCAATTGAAAGGGACTACCACAGCCCTTAAGATTTTTGACACCGGCGGGGGCTATGAAAAATTTAGATTTTCAGGAAAAAGCGACGGCAAAGATCTTACAAGCCGCCTACGAATCTTCCTCCTGGGAGGATTTCGGGGCTCAAGCCCTTCCTTTCTTTGACGAAATTTTCAATACCAGCATTTCCATTCTTTGCCGAACCGACGCATGTGGAACCATGATCGGCCACGGAGGAGCGGTGGAGATCCACCGCCAATGGGCCGAACGGTATTTTGATGGCGACCCCATGGTCCCCGTCTTTCAAAAAATGAATCCGGGCATCCTACACGCGTCGGAGCGCCCGGAATGGAAAGCCTTCCTGAAGGCTCCCGTGTATCGTGAGCTGGGACGACCCAACGGAATGCATGATTTCTTTAACCTCCAATTCAACAGGTCCCTTCACCAACCGGGCTCCATCAATCTCTTGTTGGCCCGGGGTCCCCAGCAGCCGAACTTTAGCCGCGAGGACCGGCTCCGGGCCGAAAGCCTGATGCCCCCGCTGCAAGCTTTGGGAAGATGGATCGATCGTTCGACAAGCTTAAGCGAGTCCTGCGCCACCCTGGAGGGAATCATGGACTCGGAAGGACGTCCCAAGATGGCTTTCGACGTCGGAGGCAAGCTGCTTTGCGCCTCGGGGAGCGCCGAGAAATTGGCTGGATTCCATGCCCGCGGCCGTTTTCGAATCGAGCCAAAGCTTCTCGCGGCCGTCCGGCGTTTTGGAGATTTGTCAAAGGGGCGAATCGGCGAAAGCCTCTCGCCTCAGGTCGCTTGCTTCGGAAAAAAAGGCCAACTGCTCCGCGCCACGCTTCGGCTGGCTAAAACCCGCTCCGGGAATCGATTCGTCTTGGCCGAGATCGAGCCGGCCGATTTATCGGATCAGCTTCCCCAGCTCGCGACATTGGCGCTTCGATTCGGCCTGACCAAGACCGAAACCGAGGTTCTTCGCCTGCTGGCGCAGGGGCTTTCCGACCAAGAGATCGCGCAACGGCTCTTCGTTTCCCGGGACACCGTTCACACCCATGCCGGACACTTGTTCGGCAAGTTGGGCGTTCGCTCCCGCCTCCAGGCGGCGCTCATGGCCCATGGCCATTACCTTAATTCACACACCAACTGAGTCCCGCGCTCGCGGCCAGAACCCACGGTCTCTGTGCAGAGGCCGACTTCATTCGGACCGCCGCTCCCCGTGGACTCATATTTGACCTGCATGTAGAAATCATATTTGTCCGGCCGGCTCTTGGTCAAAAGGGCCGCCTTTTCGCAAAAAGCGACCATGTCGTCTTCCGCGCGGCTATCGTCGTCACGGTCCGGCCGTACCTGGGGAAGCCTGACGGTCTTCTCCTGCCCATCCACCAGGCCGGTGACTTCGAAAGTATAGGTGTTCCCGTTGTTGGCGCAATTATCGTATTTCTTGGCAACCCGTGAGACTTGGCTAAAGACAACCTCGTCCTCGACGACGACGCCCCAGGCCTGAGGCGCTCCCAGGAAAGCTCCCGCAAGTGCCGCGATCGCGATAAACCTCTT contains the following coding sequences:
- a CDS encoding right-handed parallel beta-helix repeat-containing protein gives rise to the protein MGKRNPTILSAIFAMVLTAWTLSARAQVILVQSNPDESCAVTITFDENGVNFVNIGTYTDGVCHVPEWDLMGGSLLALGVSGVNVVADGPLHNCSGVFMDGASNTTVSDIDCQEAGGGVLVTNSNNITLRNLSFQLAEGAQPSSLDVQNSQGVTASDLHFAGTFDRANIQSSSGVSVSNSSFEVSSQVSFSSINIFESNDVSLSQVTVTGGGGGMTMSNATGVSLSQSTITLGADSFFPSVLAFDSTGINVNQVTIDRRAVASTSCVNLNISSGVTIANSKCLSDPANNSDFAIVFTQVSDYLITQNLLDGSDNGIFITDQATGEDSEGEISRNTVNVNGTYGLFLSGASGIDVVRNNFTNASGTGTGAFYYDEAGIPPNVIQLIINFEKNKYSGFEINGECNSLETICP
- a CDS encoding response regulator transcription factor, whose protein sequence is MHDFFNLQFNRSLHQPGSINLLLARGPQQPNFSREDRLRAESLMPPLQALGRWIDRSTSLSESCATLEGIMDSEGRPKMAFDVGGKLLCASGSAEKLAGFHARGRFRIEPKLLAAVRRFGDLSKGRIGESLSPQVACFGKKGQLLRATLRLAKTRSGNRFVLAEIEPADLSDQLPQLATLALRFGLTKTETEVLRLLAQGLSDQEIAQRLFVSRDTVHTHAGHLFGKLGVRSRLQAALMAHGHYLNSHTN